One region of Nycticebus coucang isolate mNycCou1 chromosome 10, mNycCou1.pri, whole genome shotgun sequence genomic DNA includes:
- the LOC128597312 gene encoding LOW QUALITY PROTEIN: G2/mitotic-specific cyclin-B1-like (The sequence of the model RefSeq protein was modified relative to this genomic sequence to represent the inferred CDS: inserted 2 bases in 1 codon): MALRVTRNMKINAENKAKISMAGAKRVPMAPVAASKPGLRPRTALGDIGSKVTEQLPAKMPLKKEAKTLATGKVIAKKLSKPLEKVPETVPEPEQEPEPEPVKEEKLSPEPVLVDTPSASPMETCGCAPAEEYLCQAFSDVILAVNDVDAEDGADPNLCSEYVKDIYAYLRQLEEEQAVRPKHLVGQEITGNMRAILIDWLVQVQMKFRLLQETMYMTVSIIDRFMQNNCVPKKMLQLVGVTAMFIASKYEEMYPPEIGDFAFVTDNTYTKHQIRQMEMKILRALNFSLGRPLSLHFLRRASKIGEVDVEQHTLAKYLMELTMLDYEMVHFAPSQIAAGAFCLALKILDNGEWTPTLQHYLSYTEESLLPVMQHLAKNIVMVNQXTKHMAIKNKYAISKHAKISTVAQLNSALVQDLAKAVAKV, encoded by the exons ATGGCGCTCCGAGTCACCAGGAACATGAAAATTAATGCTGAAAATAAGGCGAAGATCAGTATGGCGGGTGCAAAGCGTGTACCTATGGCCCCTGTTGCAGCCTCCAAGCCAGGGCTGAGGCCAAGGACAGCACTTGGAGACATTGGTAGCAAAGTCACTGAACAgctgcctgccaaaatgcctctgaaaaaggaagcaaaaactTTAGCTACTGGAAAAGTTATTGCTAAaaaactatcaaaacctctggaAAAGGTTCCTGAGACtgtgcctgagccagagcaagagccagaaCCTGAGCctgttaaagaggaaaaactttcaccTGAGCCGGTTCTGGTTGATACTCCCTCTGCAAGCCCAATGGAAACATGTGGATGTGCCCCTGCAGAAGAATATCTGTGTCAGGCTTTCTCTGATGTAATTCTTGCAGTGAATGATGTGGATGCAGAAGATGGAGCTGATCCAAACCTATGTAGTGAATATGTGAAAGATATTTATGCTTATCTGAGACAACTTGAGGAAGAGCAAGCAGTCAGACCAAAACATCTAGTGGGTCAGGAAATCACTGGAAACATGAGAGCCATCCTGATTGACTGGCTAGTACAAGTTCAAATGAAATTCAGGTTGCTGCAGGAGACTATGTACATGACTGTTTCCATTATTGATCGGTTCATGCAGAATAATTGTGTACCCAAGAAGATGCTACAGCTGGTTGGTGTCACTGCCATGTTTATTGCAAGCAAATATGAAGAAATGTACCCTCCAGAAATTGGTGACTTTGCTTTTGTGACTGACAATACTTACACTAAGCACCAAATCAGACAGATGGAAATGAAGATTTTAAGAGCTTTAAACTTCAGTCTGGGTCGGCCTCTATCCCTGCACTTCCTCCGGAGAGCATCTAAGATTGGAGAGGTTGATGTTGAGCAACATACTTTGGCCAAATACCTGATGGAACTGACTATGTTGGACTACGAGATGGTGCACTTTGCTCCTTCTCAAATTGCAGCAGGAGCTTTTTGCTTAGCATTGAAGATTTTGGATAATGGTGAATGGACACCAACTCTACAGCATTACTTATCATACACTGAAGAATCCCTTCTTCCTGTTATGCAGCACCTGGCTAAGAATATTGTCATGGTAAATCA TACAAAGCACATGGCTATCAAGAACAAGTATGCCATATCTAAGCATGCTAAGATCAGCACTGTAGCACAGCTAAATTCTGCATTAGTTCAAGATTTAGCCAAGGCTGTGGCAAAGGTGTAA
- the LOC128597313 gene encoding LOW QUALITY PROTEIN: G protein-coupled receptor kinase 5-like (The sequence of the model RefSeq protein was modified relative to this genomic sequence to represent the inferred CDS: inserted 1 base in 1 codon) — protein MTKFFTPKSPVFIAQVGQDLVSQTEEKLLQRPCKELFSACAQARSVHDYLRGEPFHEYLGSIYFDRFLQWKWLERQPVTKNTFRQYRVLGKGGFGEVCACQVRATGKMYACKRLEKKRIKKMKGESMALNEKQILEKVNSRFVVNLAYAYETKDALCLVLTIRNGGDLKFHIYNMGNPGLEEEQALFYAAEILCGLEDLHRENTVYRDLKPENILLDDYGHIRISDLGLAVKIPEGELIRGRVGTVGYIAPEVLNNQRYSVSPDYWGLGCLVYEMIEGQSPFRGRKEKVKREEVDRRVLETEEVYSHKFSEEAKSICKMLLTKDVKQRLGCQEEGAAEVKRHPFFRNMNFKRLEAGMLDPPFVPDPRAVYCKDVLDIEQFSTVKDVNLDXTDDDFYSKFSTGSMSIPWQNEMIETESFKELNIFGPNGTLSPDLNRSHPPEPPKKGLLQRIFKRQHQNNSKSSPSSKTSFNYHINSNHVNSNSTGSS, from the exons atgACCAAGTTCTTCACCCCTAAGTCCCCAGTGTTCATCGCCCAAGTTGGCCAAGACCTGGTCTCCCAGACGGAGGAGAAGCTCCTGCAGAGGCCGTGCAAAGAACTCTTCTCTGCCTGTGCACAAGCTAGGTCTGTCCATGACTACCTGAGGGGAGAACCATTCCATGAGTACCTGGGCAGCATATACTTTGACCGCTTTCTCCAGTGGAAGTGGTTGGAAAGGCAACCAGTGACCAAAAACACTTTCAGGCAGTATCGAGTGCTAGGAAAGGGGGGCTTTGGAGAGGTCTGCGCCTGCCAGGTTCGGGCCACGGGTAAAATGTACGCCTGCAAACGCCTGGAGAAGAAAAGGATCAAGAAGATGAAAGGGGAATCCATGGCACTCAATGAGAAGCAGATTCTGGAGAAGGTCAACAGTCGGTTTGTGGTCAACCTGGCCTATGCCTACGAGACCAAGGACGCGCTGTGCCTGGTCCTGACCATCAGGAATGGGGGTGACCTGAAGTTCCATATTTACAACATGGGCAACCCCGGCTTGGAGGAGGAACAGGCCTTGTTCTACGCAGCTGAGATCCTCTGTGGCTTGGAGGACCTCCACCGTGAGAACACCGTCTACAGAGATTTGAAACCTGAAAATATCCTGTTAGACGATTATGGCCACATCAGGATCTCAGACCTGGGCCTGGCTGTGAAGATCCCTGAAGGAGAGCTGATCCGCGGCCGGGTGGGCACCGTGGGCTACATAGCCCCAGAAGTCCTAAACAACCAAAGGTACAGCGTGAGCCCTGACTACTGGGGCCTGGGCTGCCTCGTCTACGAGATGATTGAGGGCCAGTCGCCATTCCGGGGCCGCAAGGAGAAGGTGAAGCGAGAGGAAGTGGACCGCCGGGTCCTGGAGACGGAGGAGGTGTACTCCCACAAGTTCTCCGAGGAGGCCAAGTCCATCTGCAAGATGCTGCTCACCAAGGATGTGAAGCAGAGGCTGGGCTGCCAGGAGGAGGGGGCGGCCGAGGTCAAGAGACACCCCTTCTTCAGGAACATGAACTTCAAGCGCTTAGAAGCCGGGATGTTGGACCCTCCCTTTGTTCCAGACCCCCGGGCCGTATACTGTAAGGACGTGCTGGACATCGAGCAGTTCTCCACTGTAAAGGACGTCAACCTGG ACACAGATGACGATTTCTACTCCAAGTTCTCCACAGGCTCCATGTCCATCCCATGGCAAAACGAGATGATAGAGACAGAATCCTTCAAGGAGCTGAATATATTTGGACCTAACGGGACCCTCTCGCCGGATCTGAACAGGAGTCACCCACCAGAACCGCCCAAGAAAGGGCTGCTACAGAGGATCTTTAAACGTCAGCACCAGAACAATTCCAAGAGTTCGCCCAGCTCCAAGACCAGTTTTAATTACCACATAAATTCAAACCACGTCAATTCTAACTCCACGGGCAGCAGCTAG